In Campylobacter sp. RM16187, the DNA window AAGAAAGTAGATCCCGAATTTAAAGATAGACTCTATCTTATCAATAATACAATTACGGGAATTTATAAGCCGTTTGACTGGCGAAGCGGATACGGCGGTGCGGCTAGCTGGAATGACTACACAGAAAACTATATCGTAGATACTACAGGCGAGGTTAGATGGTATCTTGACTATGCTAAATTTTACGATCGCCGCGAGAGAAATGTCGAAAACACAGGTATGATGATGGGGTTTCATCAGCTGCCAAACGGCGATATAAGCTTTGGAATGTCGCAAAAATATATGCGATATGATCTTATGGGCAAACAAGTTTATGAAAGAATTTTGCCGCGCGGCTATATTGATTTAAGCCATGAAGTTTTGCCGATTAAGGGCGATCATTTATTACTTCGTGTAGGCAAATACAACTATTACCACAAAGGTGGACAAATTTCGCACACTATCCGCGATCATATCATTGAGCTTGACAGTACGGGTAAGGTGGTAAACGAGTGGGATCTAAACGAAATTTTCGGAAATAATGTCTATAGAAGTAACCTTATAAAGGCGCTTGATCCACGTGCGATTTGTCTAAACATCGACATGAACGCAAAGGAAATCGACACTAGCTCGGACGCTCCGTTTGGCGATAAGATCGGCACCGGCACAGGGCACAACTGGGCTCACGTAAATTCTATCTCTTATGATCCAACCGATGAAGGTATCATCCTTTCGCTTCGCCATCAAGGTATCGTAAAAATCGGCAAAGATAAAAAAGTTAAATGGATACTGGCAAGCCCTGAAGGCTGGAGTGATGACTTTAAGGCTAAAGTTTTGGTTCCTGTTGATAAAAACGGCAAAAAGATAAAATGCGAAAATTCTAAATGTGAAGGTGATTTTGACTGGTCTTGGACACAGCACACCGCTTGGCTAACGGACAGATACGAAAACAAAGGTAATATCAAGCATTTAAGCGTGTTTGATAACGGCGACGGGCGAGGTATGCAGCAGCCTGCATTCAAAGAGGATAAATACTCCCGCGCGGTTGAATACAAAATAGATGAGAAAAATTTGACCGTTGAGCAAACTTGGGAATTTGGCAAAGAGCGCGGATTTGAATTTTATAGCGCGGTTACCAGCAACACCGAGTGGCAAAAAGATAAAAAGACTTACTACATCTCAAGCTCAAACGTAAATCTGCTTCGCCCTGATAAGACTATAAAGATGGTTTTAGTTGAGATCGATCCAAAGACAAATGAGATCAAATTTGAAATGGATGTGGAGTCTGCGTCAAGAGATGACGTGGCTTATCGCTCGCTTGTTATAAATCCAAATATATTTGAATACTAACTTTTTTAACGCGGCTAAATTTGGCCGCGTTAATCCTCTTTGAGAGCTTAAATTTGATATAATTACTCAAATTTAAAGGTTGCGTTTGAAGACACTACTTGAGCTTGAAAAAGAGCGAAAACTAATACTTTCTAAATTTTTCTCATATCGCATATTTGTTACTTTCATAATATTTGTATTTATTTTTTACTTTTTGTATCAAATCTTTACCGAGGCTCCATTAAATACGCAATTTGGTTTCATAAAAGGTAAAAATTTAGGTCAAATTTTAGCCTTGATACTCTCTTTGGTTATTACTTATATCTTTTATCATAATCTTTTCTTTTATTTTGCAAAAAAGGAAAAAAGTGAATTTGCGAAAAAATATAAAAAATTTTACCTTGAGAGCTACTTTAACTCGCTTGGGTTTAAATATGAGATGAATAATCATATAAATTTATTTTATATAATGCAAAGCAGATTGTTCTTTAGTATAACCGAACAGTTTGGAAATGATCTGGTAAGCGGAGAGATAGATGGAGTCAAATTTAGCTTTAGCGACTTAAAATTAATCGGTAAAGATAGTTTCTTTAATCCAGCAACTATGGAACAAGAGAGTGTTGAAGTAAGTTTTTTTAAAGGGATATTTTTTATGGCTGATTTTAATAAAAAGATAGAATCAAAAACCTTTGTGCTAGCAAAAGGCAAGCCGCATGATCCTCTAGCTAAACGATTTATCGTTGATAATGCTGAATTTAACGAACTTTTTAGAGTTTATACAACCGATATCCAAAATGCAATGTATATACTAAGTCCGGCTTTAATGGAGGCTATTGTAAAGCTTGCTAAGTATATGAGAGTTCCTATTGGATTAAGCTTTGTTGACGGGCGAATTTATATAAGGATTGATAGAGGCATTGATAGCTTTGAGCCTGATATTCATAAGAACATTGTAAGTAAAAAATTAGACAAAAAGATAAAAGCCGATTTAGATGGCATGTTTGACATTATTAGGATATTAAAATTAACTAAAATTTATAGTTGATTTATACGGATTATTTGCGAATTTGGCAGATAATGTTTTAACCTCAAATTTATCATTTCTTTTATAGTATTTCATAAAATATCAGGACTAATAAGGAGTTGTATGAAAATTTTTACTAAATTTATAAAGGTTTTGGCTACACTTGGGCTTTTTAGCTCCTGCGCTTTTGCTCTAACCGACGGGATAGAATATAAGGTGCTCGAAAGACCGCTTTCGGTAGGCGATAATACTCTTACTAAAGTATTTAGCTACGCTTGCTCGCACTGCTATAAATTTGATAAAGGCGTAACTCAAAAAGTAATGTCTAAACTTGATGGAGTTAAATTTATACCTTATCATCTAAAGTCAAAAGGTGAATTTGGCGAGACTGTGAGCGGAATTTTAGCCTCTATGATCTCACTTGATGAGGAGAAAAATATAGGCTATTTTGATGATAAATCTCTGTTTAAAAGAGCAAAATTTGCCATTTATAGATCATATCACGACAAAAACGAACAATTTAGTGACAAAAACGAGTATATAAATAAAATTTTAAAAGATACCAAGGTAAACAGAAGCGACTATGAAAAGGCTTTAAGCACAACAAGAGCGCAAGAAATTTTATCTAGTTGGGACGATAGCTATTCGGTTGCTGTTTTAAGTGGAGTACCCGCCTTTGTCGTAAATGGAAAATATCTAATTAATCTAGATGCGGCTTATTCGATAGATAAATTAATTGAAATTATAAAAGAACTTTTAGGAAAGTAGATTATGGATTATAATAAAGATAATAAAGGTTTTGTCTGCTGGATATATAACTTTCAGCGCACAAGGAAGCCTTGGATGGCTCTGTTTTTAGTATGTATCGGTTTGCTTGTCGGATCATTTTTTTGTGGCGCCTCAGATCCTCTTAGTATGATTATTAGATCTATTTTGGCGATTATTTTACTTGGTGCTATTATTGCCATGATAGAGCCTAAATCTTTTGCGGTAAAATTAATAGCCTATATTTTTATATTTTTAGGTGTTATTTTCGGACTTAGTTATACAAATGAGAGCAAGACACTATCTTTGGAAAATTTCTCATTCCCATTTGGACTACCTCTTAATGAGTGGATGCCAGCTATTTTTTTGCCTAAAAGTGCCGAGATTAGTAGTTCTTTGTCAGTAGTAGGCTTTATCGGTTTTGCATTTATTGGAGCGGTGTTTTTGGTCATGATCTTAAGTTGGTTTGTTTACAACGCAAGAAGTAGCGAGATAAATCCCATCTAGCATTAAAATTTTGTATTTGATAGCCTGCTAAATTTAATTAGCCAGCGTTTTTGCCCGTTTTGTTTATGAATCGGGCAAATTTCTTTTAAATTTCCAATCAAATTTTGCAAGACTTTTTATTCTTTTTGGCTTGTTACTAGGATGTATCCCGCTTCTGAGATATTTTTAAATTTTATCCCAAGCTCTCGCTTTAGACGCAAGATGATATTTTGTATAGCACCCTTGCTCACGACCTCGTTTTCATAGACGAATTCCTCTATCATTTCGTAGCTAACGAGCTTGTTTAAATTATACGCAAAGAGCCAGAAAAATTTATTTTGCAAATATGTCAGATAAATTTCCTCTCCGTTTTTATAAATTTTCTCCTCTTTTAAATTTATGCTTATTTCGTCGCTGATTTTGATTAATTTTTCGTCTTTTTCGTAGGTTAATGCAATTATCATTGAGCGAAGATCTTTGATGTCGATAGGTTTTTTTAAAAATAGCGCAGCGCCTTGTTCTATGCTTTTCATCAAATTCATATCCGTATCGTAAGAGGTAAAGACGATGAATTTTTGATGAGGTTTAAGCCTTGAAATCTCTTTCATCATCTCAAATCCATTCATTATCGGCATATGGATATCCGTTATGACGATGTCTGATTTTTGTTTTTTAAAGTATTCAAGCCCCTCGCATCCGTCCGCGGCGACTCTAACGCTAGCGCAATACGGCTTTAGCCCGCTTGCTATGAGCTCTCTTGACATATCGTCGTCTTCAACGATCAAAATCGATAGCTTTTTTAGTAATTTTAAAGATTCGTTATTCATTTATCGCCCTTTAAATCAACATCGAAATTTAACTCAAATACCGTAGGAAGCGCTCTGTTTA includes these proteins:
- a CDS encoding DUF3137 domain-containing protein, translating into MKTLLELEKERKLILSKFFSYRIFVTFIIFVFIFYFLYQIFTEAPLNTQFGFIKGKNLGQILALILSLVITYIFYHNLFFYFAKKEKSEFAKKYKKFYLESYFNSLGFKYEMNNHINLFYIMQSRLFFSITEQFGNDLVSGEIDGVKFSFSDLKLIGKDSFFNPATMEQESVEVSFFKGIFFMADFNKKIESKTFVLAKGKPHDPLAKRFIVDNAEFNELFRVYTTDIQNAMYILSPALMEAIVKLAKYMRVPIGLSFVDGRIYIRIDRGIDSFEPDIHKNIVSKKLDKKIKADLDGMFDIIRILKLTKIYS
- a CDS encoding DsbA family protein — its product is MKIFTKFIKVLATLGLFSSCAFALTDGIEYKVLERPLSVGDNTLTKVFSYACSHCYKFDKGVTQKVMSKLDGVKFIPYHLKSKGEFGETVSGILASMISLDEEKNIGYFDDKSLFKRAKFAIYRSYHDKNEQFSDKNEYINKILKDTKVNRSDYEKALSTTRAQEILSSWDDSYSVAVLSGVPAFVVNGKYLINLDAAYSIDKLIEIIKELLGK
- a CDS encoding response regulator transcription factor, with the protein product MNNESLKLLKKLSILIVEDDDMSRELIASGLKPYCASVRVAADGCEGLEYFKKQKSDIVITDIHMPIMNGFEMMKEISRLKPHQKFIVFTSYDTDMNLMKSIEQGAALFLKKPIDIKDLRSMIIALTYEKDEKLIKISDEISINLKEEKIYKNGEEIYLTYLQNKFFWLFAYNLNKLVSYEMIEEFVYENEVVSKGAIQNIILRLKRELGIKFKNISEAGYILVTSQKE
- a CDS encoding aryl-sulfate sulfotransferase, with the translated sequence MKIISLVSAALAVGLSSAMLFIVATPANSGVLAHQIKKQGELGQVFINPYDVAPLTAIVDRAGKDITDIHVRVLGKPNGGVDINYNVSQNALLNHDGVPIWGLYPDYLNQVEVSYVFKSEKKKEVYKIYAQPIVTLSRDFRFEHMQKRVPKKVDPEFKDRLYLINNTITGIYKPFDWRSGYGGAASWNDYTENYIVDTTGEVRWYLDYAKFYDRRERNVENTGMMMGFHQLPNGDISFGMSQKYMRYDLMGKQVYERILPRGYIDLSHEVLPIKGDHLLLRVGKYNYYHKGGQISHTIRDHIIELDSTGKVVNEWDLNEIFGNNVYRSNLIKALDPRAICLNIDMNAKEIDTSSDAPFGDKIGTGTGHNWAHVNSISYDPTDEGIILSLRHQGIVKIGKDKKVKWILASPEGWSDDFKAKVLVPVDKNGKKIKCENSKCEGDFDWSWTQHTAWLTDRYENKGNIKHLSVFDNGDGRGMQQPAFKEDKYSRAVEYKIDEKNLTVEQTWEFGKERGFEFYSAVTSNTEWQKDKKTYYISSSNVNLLRPDKTIKMVLVEIDPKTNEIKFEMDVESASRDDVAYRSLVINPNIFEY